In Streptomyces nojiriensis, the sequence CGGCCGGGGGCACGGGCTCCATACCCACGTGCTGGACACCCTCGGCCTCGCGATCACGGCGGGGGAGTACCTTCCGGGCAGCGTCCTGCGCACCGACGAGATCGCCGAACGCTTCGACGCCTCCCGCACCGTCGTACGGGAGGTCGTCCGCGTCCTGGAGTCGATGCACCTGGTCGAGTCCCGCCGCCGGGTCGGAGTCACCGTGCGCCCCACCGACGAGTGGAACGTCTACGACCCGCGCGTGATCCGCTGGCGCCTGGCCGGCACCGACCGGCCCCGGCAGCTGCGGTCCCTCACCGTGCTGCGCTCCGCGATCGAGCCGGTCGCGGCCGGACTCGCCGCGACGCTGGCCACACCGGAGCAGTGCGCCGAACTCACCGAGGCGGCCCTCGGCATGGTCCGCACCTCGCGCGGCCACCAGCTGGAGGGATACCTGCGGCACGACATCGCCTTCCACCGCGTCGTGCTGAACGCCTCCGGGAACGAGATGTTCGCCCGGCTCGGGGACGTCGTCG encodes:
- a CDS encoding FadR/GntR family transcriptional regulator, with protein sequence MTTEGSPGRGHGLHTHVLDTLGLAITAGEYLPGSVLRTDEIAERFDASRTVVREVVRVLESMHLVESRRRVGVTVRPTDEWNVYDPRVIRWRLAGTDRPRQLRSLTVLRSAIEPVAAGLAATLATPEQCAELTEAALGMVRTSRGHQLEGYLRHDIAFHRVVLNASGNEMFARLGDVVAEVLTGRTEHAVMFHDPDPAAVTLHVQVAEAVREGDAARAEALTRRIAVGALEELDVLAP